A stretch of DNA from Lentisphaerota bacterium:
GCACTGCTTCTGTTTGTGACTGCCGGGTGCCGCACCACACCGCCGACAGAGTCGGCGGTGGCGGCGATCACCCGCGAGCTGGCGACCACGAACGATGCGGGCGTGGTGGTCAGCGGTCGCGATGTGGCTTATGAGGACATGGCCCTGCTGGTCGAGGCGATCCTGCTGGTCAAGCAGGGCTATGTCGAGGAGCGACCGTTCCGCGAGCTGCTCTATGGCGCGATCGACGGGATGCTGGTTTCGCTCGATCCGCACAGTGCGTTTTTGCAGCCCTCAACCTATGAAGCGCTCCAAGAGGAGACCCATGGATCGTTCTGCGGGATCGGCATCACGATCGGCGTGCAGAACGGCATGCTCACCGTCATTGCGCCGATCGAGGATTCGCCGGCCTTTCGCCAGGGGCTACACTCGGGCGACCGCATCGCGGCGGTCGAGGGGACCACGACTCGTGGCATGACGGTGGATCAAGCCGTCAGGCGCCTGCGGGGGGCGCGCGGCACGGCTGTGACCCTCACGATCCACCGAGAGGGGGCCGAGCCGAGGGACGTGACGATTGTGCGCGACGAGATCCGGCTGATCAGCGTCAAGGGCGCGCGTCTGCTCGAAGACGGCAACGGCTATGTCCGCATCATCCAGTTTGGAGAGAAGACCCCGGCCGAGTTTGACGGGGCGCTGCGGGGCCTGCGCGCGCAGAATCTCAAGGGTCTGGTCATTGACCTGCGGGGAAATCCGGGCGGCCTGCTCGAATCGGCGGTGGAGGTGGCGCAGCATTTTCTTCCCGAGCGCGCGCCGGTCGTGACCATCCGGGGGCGCGCGGGCACGTCACAGGAACGGGTGTTTCGCGCGGCGGGCCCGGACCACGATGCGGCGCTGCCGCTGGCGGTGCTGATCAACCGCGGCAGCGCCAGCGCATCGGAGATCGTCGCTGGCGCCCTGCAGGACCACGCGCGCGCCGTGATTGTGGGCGAGACCTCGTTCGGCAAGGCCTCGGTGCAGAACGTGATCCCGACCCAGACGCGGCCGTCGTGCGCGGTAAAGCTCACGACCGCCCATTATTTCACGCCGCTGGGCCGGCTGATTCATGGGAAAGGGATTGTGCCGGGCGAGGCGATTCCCATGAAGCAGGAGCAGTGGCGCCAGGTGCAGCTCAAGCGGCTGTACGAGGAGATGCCCGACGCCTACCCGGTCGATCAACGCGAATCGGTGGCCGATGCTGTCGACACCCAGTTGGAACGGGCCCTCGCGCGGTTGCGTCCGGCGGCGCCCGGCAACGCGCAGGACGCCGAGGCATCGCAGGCGCCGCAGGGAACGAGCCCCGAAGCAATCCCGCCCTCTGAATAACCCTCTCAGCCCGAGCCCCATGACCCTTCTTGGCATTGAGACTTCCTGTGACGAAACGGCGGCGGCGGTGGTGCGCGGCGGGCGGGAGGTGCTGTCGAGCGTGGTCTACAGCCAGATCCCGCTGCATCAGCCGTATGGCGGTGTCGTGCCTGAGATTGCCTCGCGCAGCCACGTCGAGAAGGTTGGGTCGGTCATCCGGGAGGCTGTCGAAGGCGCGGGCATTGGCTGGAATGGCATTGATGGCATCGCCGTGACCTATGGACCGGGGCTGGCGAGTTCGCTGCTGGTGGGTCTCTCGGCCGCCAAGGGCTTGGCGGTGGCGCTTGGCAAGCCGCTGATTGGCATCAATCACATCGAGGCGCACGTCCATTCGGTGTTTCTCTCGCCCGGCGCGCCGGACCCGGCGGAGGCCCTTCCGCTGCTGGCGCTCGTGGTCTCGGGCGGCCACTCCTGCCTGATTGATGTGCCGGCCATCGGCGCGTACACCGTGATCGGTCAGACCTTGGACGATGCGGCTGGCGAGGCCTTTGACAAGGCGGCCAAACTGCTGGGCCTCGGTTATCCCGGCGGCCCCGCGATCGATCGCGCCGCGCGCGGGGCTGCGCTGCGTCCGGGCCTCGACTTTCCGCGCGGGCGCGTGCAGCCGGACAATCCCGGGCTGTGCGGGATGCGGGCCGACTTGTGCGTGAGTTTTAGCGGACTCAAAACCGCGCTGCTGTACCTGATTCGGGAACAGCCGCCGCAGGGCGATGACGATGTGTGCGCGATTGCCGCCGCCTACCAGGAGGCGATCGTGGCGGCGCTGGCCGAACGCTGTGACCGGGCGCTGGCGGGCGGACGCTATCGCTATCTGGCGGCCGGCGGCGGCGTCTCCCTCAACCGCTCCCTGCGCGAGCGCCTGCAGACTGTGGCGGCGCGCCGGGGGGTCAGCCTGCTGCTGGCCGAACCCCGATACTGCGGCGACAACGCCGCGATGATCGCCGGGCTGGCCGGCGCGGGTGGCGGCACCTGCGGCGACCAGACCCTCGCCCTCGACGCCGTGCCGAGTCTGGCAATAGAATACAATTGACTGTATATGCATGCGCAGGGTTACACACCAGCAACATGGCGCTATCGAGTAGGACCCTATCGTATTTTTTTTGCTCTGGATGAGTCCGAGCGCATGGTGTTCGTTCTATCGATCGATGATCGAAAGGATGCGTACAGATAATCCGGAAGGGAAACAAGGCATTCCAACAGAATGAACCGAGGAGGATGACACCCGCCGAGCATTGCTGCTTCGCGGGTTGACATGCGATATGCCTTACAGTATAGTAAGAAAAAACAGAGCAGTAAGGAAATCAACCGACATGGTCACAGCCTCATTGACAAGCAAAGGTCAGATTACTATTCCTAAGACCGTCCGAGATACTCTGCGCCTTCACACCGGCGATCGGATTGTGTTCATCGTGCAGGGTGAAGTCGAAGCCATTATGCGGCCGGCCACGCGCACGGTGGATCAGGTCTTTGGTCGCCTGCACAAATCCGGTCAGGCGCGAAGGACCGTGGCCGAAATGAATCAGGCCATTGCCCGGCGAATGCAGGCGAGACAATCATGATTGCGCTCGACACGAATATCCTCGTCCGCTTTCTGGTGCGCGACGACGAAACGCAGGCACATCTCGTCTATGCCCGCTTCAAGCGGGCCGAGTCCGCACGCGAAACGTTGTTCGTGCCTCTGGTGGTGCTGCTCGAAACGTTCTGGGTTCTGGAAAGCGCTTATGATAAGACCCGAACAGAAATTCTCGACGCGCTGGAAGACCTGAAGAACATGCCGATATTGAAATTCGAGAAGGATCAAGTGCTCCACCGGCTCCTATTCGAAGGCCGCAAAAACCAGTTGGATGTTTCTGATCTTCTCATTGCCCTGAGCGCACAATCTTGCGGCTGCACGGAAGGACTCACTTTCGACAAAAAGGCCACCTCATTTCCGTTTTTCCGTTTGCTGACACACACCGGGACGTAGTATTCCGCGCCCCGCCAGCCAGTAGCCAGTGTTGCACTGGCTACTGGCTGGCGGGTTCCGAAACATTTTATCCCACATGCGGCAAGAATACGCTTCGCTTCTGACCCCATTGCCGGATCAGCCGCGGATGCGGGCGAGAAGCTCGTCGCGTTTGCCGATCATCAGGTCGCGGGTCTTGGCTTCGACGTTGAGGCGGACGAGCGGCTCGGTGTTGGAGCAGCGGACGTTGAACCACCAGTCCGCGTACTCCACGGAGATGCCGTCCAGCTCGAAGCCGTTCCCGTCGGCATAGGCCGCCTTAATACCGGCGAGGATCGCGCGTGGGTCGCCGGTGACATGGGTATTGATCTCGCCGCTCGCGCTATAGACGCGCAGGGGAGCGATGAGCGCCGAGAGCGGCTTGCCGGCTCGGCTGACAATGTTGGCGATCGAGAGGACCGCAAGCGCCGACGACTCGGTGGTGTAGTTGTCTTTGAAATAGTAGTGGCCCGACAGCTCGCCCGCGAACAGGGCGTCGTGTTCGCGCATCTGTTGCTTGATGAAGGCATGGCCGACACGCGACATCATCGGCGTGCCTCCCGCCGCGTGGATCGTCTCCTTGACGATCCACGACGAGCGCAAATCGTAGAAGATCACGCCTTTCCGCGTGGAGAGAATATCCTGGGCGATGAGCGCGGTCACGAGATCCATGGGGATGACCGCGCCGGTTTCGTCCACAAAGCCGACACGGTCGGCGTCGCCGTCGAACGCCGCGCCGAAGGCATAGTTGCCGCTGCGGACGCGTTCCTGCAGAGCTTCGAGCGTCTCGACGTTCAGCGGGTTCGCCTCGTGATTAGGGAATGTGCCATCGGGCGTGTCAAACAGGGGGTCGATGCACAGCAGCCCCGTCAGCGTCTTGGCCTCCCAGATGCCCATGCCGTTGGCCATGTCGGCGGCGATGCGAAGCGGCCCACCGGCATGATTAAAACCGGCGACATGGGCCGTGTACGCAGGGAGAATGTCATGGGTCGTGATGGTTCCGGTTCGCGCCGCCCGGGGCGCAAAAGACCCCGACTGAACGATCCGTTCGATATCGGCGATTCCAGAGGCTCCGGAAATCGGCACCACGCCTTTGCGGCAGAGTTTGAAGCCGTTCCACTCGCCCGGGTTGTGTGAGGCGGTGATCATCACCGAGGCGTCGGCGCCGAGTCGGCCGTTGGCATGATAGGACATCGGCGTGGAGCACCAACCGATGTCGATCACGTCTGCGCCCTGTTCGTTGATCCCCTTCGCCAGCGCGGCGAACAGGGGTTCTGAGTGCGGGCGGATGTCGCGTCCGATCACAACCTTCCGGCAGCAGTCGCCCAGATAGGTAACAAACGCGCGGCCGATGCGGTACGCAGTTTCCGCCGTCAGGTCGGTTCCGTAAATGCCCCGGATGTCATAGGCTTTGAAGATGCCAGCCATAGGTGTATGTGGGTGTGTGGCGTGATCGATAACAGACTGGTGCGCCTGGCGGGGATCGAACCCACAACCTTCAGCTCCGGAGGCTGACGCTCTGTCCAATTGAGCTACAGGCGCGAGAAGAGGACACATGATAGAGGTTCGGGCTGCAGAGAGCAAGCGCCGTTTTACCTTCATCCTTCCCATTGACGGCGCGGGTGGGCTGGTGTACGGTATCCGAAGTTCACACAGGGAGCCAAGCGATTCATGACAGCAGACAACACAGCGGGCGGTTGGAACGGCAGCGGGGGACGCGCGCCGCGGATTCTGCTTTTCACCGGCGATGGCAAGGGCAAGACGACCGCCGCGTTAGGAATCGCGCTGCGCGCATCCGGGCACGGCCTGCAGACGCTGATCGTGCAGTTCATCAAGGCGCATGCCGCGACGGGCGAGTTGGCGGCGCTGCGGATGTTGGCGGGGGTGGAGGTTCGTCAGGCAGGACTCGGTTTTGTTCCCCGGTCCGACGACGCGCCGCAGTTTGCCGCGCACCGCCATGCGGCGGCCGAAGGGCTGCGCGCGGCGGCTGCGGAGCTGGCGTCGGGGCGCTACCGGGTGGTCATTCTGGACGAGGTGTGCACCGCCGTGGCCCGCGGCCTGCTGGATGAGGATTCCGTCGTCGCCGCGCTCAGCCAGGCGCCCGCAGATGGCGTCATCGTGCTGACCGGCCGCGGCGCGACACCGGGTCTGATCGCGCGGGCCGACACGGTGACGGAGATGCGCTGCATCAAGCACGGTTTCGACGCGGGTCTTCCGGCGCAGCCCGGTGTGGAGTGCTAGTCATCCCGGCATTTGCAGGGCGGCGGCGAAGGCGCCGTCGGTGCCGTGGCGGACGGGATGGCGCGCGACGGTGGCGAGCAGGCGCAGGCCGGATGAGGCGAGGCAGAGCCGCTCGATCTGCCGCGCGTTCTCCTCGGGTTCGAGGCTGCAGGTGGAGTAGACGAGGATGCCGCCGGGCGCCAAGAGCGCCAGGGCGTTGGTGAGGATCGCGCGCTGGTGGTGCACCAGCGTCTGCAGGCGATGGGCGTTGAAGCGCCAGCGGGCGTCGGGCCGGCGGCGGAGGACGCCGGTGTTGGAGCAGGGGACGTCGAGGAGGATGCGGTCAAAGCGACCGCCGGCCTCGGCGGGGGTGAGGCGTGAGGCGTCGCCGGGTACGGCACGGACCCAGCCCATCCCGGCGCGCGCCAGATTCTCGTGGAGAAAAACGAGCCGATCCTTGTGCGCATCCAGCGCGATCAGCTCGCCCGGAGGCGTGGCGCCGCGGGCGCCGGCGAGCAGGCGCGAGGCGATCTGCAGGGTCTTGCCGCCGGGCGCGGCGCAGGCGTCGAGAATGCGCTGCCCGGGACGGACGTCCAGAAGGTCAACCGCGGCGCGGGTCGCCGGATCCTGGACGACAAACCACCCCTCGGCGAATCCGGGGAGGGTCTCCAGCCGCGGCGCGCCGTGGGGGAGCGTCACGGCGGTGTCGGGCGCGGCGGGGTGGGGGACCGCCGCGAGGGTTTCGCATCCGGGACAGGCCGCCAGACGCGCGATCCAGTCGGCCGCGCCGATGCCGCAGTGCGGGAGCAGGGCGATGATGGTCTCGGCGGGGCGGTTGTTCCATTCGCAGAGCGCGGCGGTCTCGGCCTCGCCATACTGCTCCACCCAGCGGGCGACGAGGGCATCGGGGTGCGAGAGGCGGACGGCCAGCGGCTGGCGGGCGAGCTCGGCGGTGAGTGCCTCGCGGTTGCGCAGAAGATTGCGGAGGACGGCATTGACGAAGCCTGCCGAGCGCTTGGATGCCTGCTTCGCCGCCTGGACGGTCGCGTCAACGGCGGCGTAATCGGGGACGCCGGGCATGTAGAACAGTTGATAGGCGCCGGAGAGGATGGCAGCGAGCGTCTCGCCAGTGGGCATCTTCTCGACGTGCCGCGCGAGGAGCCAGTCGAGGGCCCGGCGCTGACGCACCGTGCCGTAGACGAGGTCCATCACAAAGCCGCGATCAGGGCAATCGGGGATGATGCGATCAGGAAAGTCCTGGGAACTCAGCCAGCGCGACAAGACGCGGATGGCGGTACGGCGGGACGTGGCGGCGGGGGTGACGGTCTCGGTGGTGTGTGTCATGTGGAGTGCTTCGGATTGTGAGGGGCGACCTGCCGGCCGCCCGTACGTCGCAGCCTCAACTGGCCGCAGGCGGCGTCGGCCTGGCGGCCGCGCGAGTGGCGGAGGGTGGTGTTGATCCGCGCCTGCTCCAGAACGGCCTGGAAGCGGGCGCACGTTTCGGCGTCGGGCGGGTGGCCGTCAAAGGCGGCGACCGGGCTGAGCGGAATCAGGTTGACCCGGCAATGCAGGGGTCGGAGGAGGCGCGCAAGGAGTTCGGCATGGCGGGGTTGGTCATTCAGGCCTCGGACGAGGGTGTACTCGAAGGTGATGATCCGGCCGGTGCGCGCTGTGTAGTCGGCACAGGCGGCGAGCAGTTCGGCGATCGGCCAGCGGGCGGCCACGGGCAGGAGCGACTGGCGCAAGCGGTCATCCGGGGCGTGGAGCGAGACCGAGAGCTCGACCTGCAGCCCCTCGTCGGCGAGGCGGCGGATGCCGGGGACGACGCCGCAGGTGCTGAGGGTCATGCGGCGGGCGCCGATGGTGAGTCCGCCGGGGGCGTTGAGGACGCGGATGGCGCGGAGGGTGTTGTCGTAGTTGGCGAGCGGTTCGCCCATGCCCATGAAGACCACATTTTCAGGCCGGGCATCGGGCGCGGCATTTGGTGTGGCGCGGAGTTCGCGGGCGGCGGCGAAGACCTGTCCGACGATCTCGCCCGCATCCAGATCACGGGCCAGGCCCAGGGCGCCGCTGGCGCAGAAGGCGCAGCGGAAGGCGCACCCGGCCTGGGTGGAGACGCAGAGGGTTTGGCGGTCGCGGGAGGGGATGAGGACCGATTCGATCCGCTCGCCGTCCCGGCAGGCGAGGAGGAACTTGGTGACGCCGTCGGGGGATGCCGTGCGCTCGCAGACCGTGAGGGCCGACAGGTCGCAGCGGCCCGCGAGGGTCCGGCGGAGCGCGGCGGGCAGGTTGGTCATCTGCTCCCAGTCGGCGACCAGGCGGCAGGCAACCCACTGCCAGAGCTGCGCCGCGCGGAACGCGGGGACGTCGAGCTCGGCGCAGAGCCTCTTCCAGTCATCGGGCAGAAAGCCGGCGGCAAGGGGAATGGTGGTGGCGGCAGGCATAAGTCGGTTAGTCCGGACGGCGCATCACTCCTGGTTGTTCGCGGTGGAGGCGGGTGTGCGGATGATGATCCGGCGCGAGGTGCGGTCGGGGAGGACGGTCAGGGCGACCTGCACGGCGTCCGGTGGAAGGAGGTCGCCGGCCCGTTCCGGCCATTCGATGGCGACGATGGCGCCGCTCTCCAGATAGTCGGGGAAGCCGATGGCCAGAAGGTCGTCGGGGCCGGTCAGGCGGTACAAATCCATGTGGACGAGGCGTCCGCCGGGGCCGGTGTAGTCGCCGACGAGGGTGAACGTGGGGCTGGTCACGGGGCGGGCGATGCCGAGGGTGTGGGCGATGCCCTGGACAAAAGCGGTTTTGCCGACGCCGAGGTCCCCGGAAAGGGCGACCACGCCCCCGCGCGGCAGGAGGGACGTGACACCGGCGGCCAGGCGCCAGGTTTCGGCAAGCGAATGAACGGTCTGGTCTGTCGTCATGGGATAGAGTATGATGCAAACGGTTCGTTTTGACGAGTCAGAAGCTGGGCGAAGGGAGTCACTCATGACCAACTACAAACTGGTGATGCCTGAACACTTGAACCACTACGGGTTTCTCTTCGGCGGCAATCTCCTCAAGTGGGTTGACGAATTCGCCTGGATGGCGGCGAGCCTGGACTATCCGGGATGCCAGCTCGTGACGATCGCCATGGACGCGGTGGAGTTTAAGAAGGGGGCTCGTGACGGGGCAATCCTCCGCTTCGAGATCGAGCGGGCGCGCGAGGGGCATACGTCGGTGACCTATCGCGTGATGGTTTTCCGGCGGACGCTGCACGAAATGACGGAAGAGGAGATGTTCGGCACCGCCATCACCTTTGTGCGGGTCGGCGCGGGCGGGGTCAAGCTGCCGTTGCGGGACGCGGCCGGAATCTGACGCATGCCACAGGAAACGCGCGGAAGTGGGTATGTGAGTCTGTGCACCGCGCCGGTAGGGCGGCGGCGTCCCGCCGCGCCGCAGATCAAGACGAATGCCACAGGGAGTGGGGGAAGGTCCGTCCCTAGTCAGGTTCTTGGGATCTCCATCCCGATGAAGCGCTTGCAGAACCGGGGAAGGATGTGCGGTTCTGATATGCGGACCTTTGTCGTGAGCTTTGTCGCGAGCTTTGTTGAACCCTCTATGGGCGAACCGGTTGCGATTCGACAACGCTCACGACAAAGCTCGCGACAAAGAGGGTGGAATGGCTTAACTTAGCGCCATTCGGGACGGACCTTCCGTCCTTCCGCCTCAGCCGGGCTGAGTGGGGGGGGGGGACTCAGTCCCAGGCCAAACCTTCTGCTTATCTCCTTCCGACTATCCTTACGATCCGCAAGATAGGCCGCAAGTCGGCATCATGACATCCCAATTTCCGTTGCTGCGTCCACCGTATTCATCTATTATCTACACCGTTGTGGAGATAGCCTGAAACGGCTTGATCACTTGTTCACCAAGGAGATGATGCCGATGAAAATCAAGAACCTGATAGGCATAGTGACAGTACTTTCGGTTTCACTCGCCGGATCGATGTGTATGGCACGTGATTCCGGGATGACCGTCGCTGTGGCGACAACAAACCTGCAATCTGGAGCAGTACTTGCAACGAACAACATTGCCCAAGGGTTTGTAAAAGATGCGAATTTGCCAGATGACTTCATCACCGGACAAGATATGAAAGTCCTGTTAGGAGTTAAGCTCGCAAAGCCGGTCAAGAAAGGGGAACCCATCAAGAAGTCTGATCTCGACAATCCCCCCAAAGCCGTTCAGAGCTCAAAACCGAAAGTCTTTGACTTGACAATCGAGTGACATCGTTGCCAGCAATCGGCTCCTGCCGACGCCGGTTTTTGGGCAGGTAGGTGCCTTGGCTCATCATCTGTTTTGGTGTGTTCGTGGGAGCTTCATTCTTGTGGAGACTGATCTACGATAAAACCAGAGGGCTCACGGTCGTGGTAGCTTCGCACATTCTTGCTGACCTTGGTTGGGAGGGCGACCTGGTTGTCGGGGCGAACGCGACGGGCTACCTGGTGACGCTGGTGGAGCGGGTCACGCGCTTCACGCTTGTGGGCTGGTCGCGGACCAAGGAGGCGGACGAGGTGGCTGCCGAGGTCATCCGCCGGCTCGGCATGATCGGCGTGGCCTGCACGGGGATCACGTTCGACAACGGGTAATCGTTCACGACCCCGCCGTTTGGATTGGTGGTGCATCCCCTCGACGCTCCGAACGTCCGACGAAGCCGTGCGCGAAGCGTAAACGACAAGGTGTGCGACGAAGACCGCCGACGAAGTGTTTGGCCAACACCCGCTCGACACGTCGTCCCTACACCTCGGCGCACGCTTCGTCGTTTACGCGTCGTCACCACATTTCGTCGAGCGGTTCATCCTGCTCACCCAGGCTTTGCCGCGCCTACGCGCCCTACACACCAGTTTGCAAGTGCCTCTTCGGGCACGGCGAGAAGCACCTGGCCAACACGCTGGCGTCCCTCAACATCTTCGCGTTCCTGTCGCGCACCGTCCTTGAACTCGTCGGCCGTGGAGACACGACGCCACGCGCGTCTCCCAGGCGTGACGCGGCAACACCGGTTCGGCATCCATCGGCAACCCAGCAAAATACCGCCGTCACGCTTCAAGAGCTTGCATCGGGCCACAACCCATGCTCAAAATCACTAGCTCCCCCAATAATCATTCCGCGACCCGACCCCAAAATTAGAATTGCTGCCGCCGCCGCCCAACCTGCGCTTGTAAACTCCGCCGTTCTGTGTCAAAATGAACCCGCTTTCACACGAAGGAACGAATGGCCCACTCGCCAGTGTTGCACTGGCTACTGGCTGGCGCGACGCTAAACATGTCGAAGCATCGTACTTTACAAGGGGCAGCCGTCACCCCCTCCACAGGCGCACCGGATGCTCTGGTACCGTTGTTGGATGAATTGCAGGCGGCGGTCGCGCAACAGCGCGGGCACAAGGCGCTCGGACTGGCCAAGTTGCTGCGAAAACATCCCGCCTACGGCCCGCAACACACCGCGCTTGTGGCCCGCGCCTACGAAGTTCGTATGGCCGAAATGCTCGCGTCCGGGCAGCATAAATCTGCGCAGGAGTTGCTGCAGGTGCTGACCGTGCAACAGCCAGCGGTCGTCGCGCTGATTTCCAGCCGTCCGGCCCTGCTTGTCGAACTGGGCGGAGGGGCGGGTCAATTCCTGGCCGGGTACGGACTGGACGCGGCGTTGACCGAAGCGATCGACACGTGCATCCGCCGCGATTGCCGCGATCCGCGCCTGCTGGCCCAGCACCCCCACCTGACGGAGGCGCATCCGTTAAAGGTTGCGGCTGCCACCATCTTGAAGGCGTGGGATGAGATCGAGAGCGGTGCCAGCGCCGAGGCGTACGCGCGTCTCCCGGAGGTTGTCGGCCGGCGCTCGCCGTTCATCGCCTGGCGGCTATTCATCCATGCCTTGCAAGCCGCGTATGCAGGCCACGATGCGGATGTGCCCGCCTTCCTGGACCGGATCGCAGCCGATAGCGCCGTGCGTCCCCTCGCCGATATCCTGCGCCGCATCCTAGCTGGCGAGCCACCGCAGACCCCACGCGAAAGGATAGTGCATGCGAAGCTCGTTGCGCCGTCGCTGCATGGGACACTGGTGCAAATCGACCAGCATCTGGCAGCCGGAGAGTTAACCGAGTCGCGACGGATTTTCGATGAGCTGGCCCGCCAGCCGATCTGGGCAGAACGGAAACACCTGTTCGGCGAAATGGCGGCGCGTTATCTGTTGGCCGCCACCCCCACGATCAACCGGATCTGCAAGGAGCGCGGATCGTTCAATAAAGCGGACGAACTATTTCTATCCTTCCGGCAAAATCAGCAGTTCACGGCAAGCTTTGTCAAATTCATGTACTGGGACGATCACGATTGTGCCGAGGACTGGGAGCTTGTCATCCAGCACAGCAAGCCGCCGCCGCTGGCCATGGCACTGATCTATGACCGGCTGGCCACGATCTGCCTGACGCGGGAAGAGGACGACTCGGATGACGATGCGTTCGACGACAAGTTCGACGATGCGTTCGAGATACATGATCCCGATGCCGATGTCGATGCTGGCCGCCGAGTCGAGAAACTATGGCAAAAGAGCGCGCAGATCCATCCCTTGCGCGAAACGTTTGTTCACTGGCACGCGGCGATGCAGCGTTGCAAGGGGGACGATGAAGCCGCTCTTCAGGCGTGGATCAAGGCCTTCCCGGAGGATGTCACGCCGCTGCTGGAGTTGACCGCGCTTTTCCGATCCAATCGAACACCCCAGAAGGCCTTGTCCATGTTCAAACGGCTGGAAAGCGTGGCGCGCGGTCGGCCCGAAGTCGAGGCCCTGCGGCCGCTGCTGCGTCTCGACAGCGCCGCCGGGCGCCTGACCCGCCGGATGTATGCCGCCGCAGAAAAGGATCTGGACGAAATCGCCCCGAATGCGCCGGAGTTCATCCGGGTCGTCTGCGCCACGCTGCGATGGATTTGCGCCTCGCGGAGCGGTGGCGATGCGGCGGCGCGACGCGCGGCTTGGGAGGTTGCCGGACATCCGATCTGGGCGTACCAAGCCGTAAGCGTGCTGGCGAGTCAGTGGCGTGCGGAGGTGTCGGCGGAGTTGACCGAAGTCGATGCATGGCTAACGGCACAGGCCCGGTCAGCACCCGCGCAATTGGTGTTAGATTTCGCCAAACTGGCTGCACAGCCGGATGCGGTCTGGTCCTTGAAGCGCCGGTTTCCCTGCGGTGCGGTCATCGTTGCCGCCTGTCGGGATCGCTCGGCAGACGCGGATTCGGTGTGGTCTCTCCTGCAAGGTCTTTTCAATCCCCATGTTTTGTCCCAACCGGGAGCACGCGCGCTTTTCTGGGCGCTGACCGGTAACGGCCTGGCACGGCGCGACGCGCGGACGCCGGAGTACCTCGCCTACCGCGCGCTGCTCTACGATCCGTTGTTCATGCCGCCCGACGACAATCCGAATTTCGATGCGCTCGTTGACCGTGTAGATGAATGTCTGGCGGTGGCGCACCACGTGGCTCATGCATCAGGACGCATGGAGGCTGTGCAGGCCGTCGAGTCCCTGTCCCGCCACTGTCGTGCGCCCGTCAATCGCAAACGCCAGAAAGCGCGTCTGACCGACAAGACCCGCGACCGCTTGCTTGAACAGGAGATCGGGATCAGCGCCTGGGATGACGTGCCGGGCCGTCTGAAGGAAAA
This window harbors:
- the tsaE gene encoding tRNA (adenosine(37)-N6)-threonylcarbamoyltransferase complex ATPase subunit type 1 TsaE; protein product: MSDSLRPASDSSKRTVCIILYPMTTDQTVHSLAETWRLAAGVTSLLPRGGVVALSGDLGVGKTAFVQGIAHTLGIARPVTSPTFTLVGDYTGPGGRLVHMDLYRLTGPDDLLAIGFPDYLESGAIVAIEWPERAGDLLPPDAVQVALTVLPDRTSRRIIIRTPASTANNQE
- a CDS encoding acyl-CoA thioesterase, whose translation is MTNYKLVMPEHLNHYGFLFGGNLLKWVDEFAWMAASLDYPGCQLVTIAMDAVEFKKGARDGAILRFEIERAREGHTSVTYRVMVFRRTLHEMTEEEMFGTAITFVRVGAGGVKLPLRDAAGI